One window of Paroedura picta isolate Pp20150507F chromosome 2, Ppicta_v3.0, whole genome shotgun sequence genomic DNA carries:
- the SLC25A29 gene encoding mitochondrial basic amino acids transporter isoform X2, producing MVGHPFDTVKVRLQVQNIKKPLYRGTFHCFQSIIKQESALGLYKGIGSPMMGLTFINALVFGVQGNTIRALRNDTPLNQFLAGSAAGAIQCVICCPMELAKTRMQLQGTGEYRLKSKNYKNSLDCLVKIYRKEGLKGINRGMLSTFLRETPSFGFYFLTYDYLTRYLGCEAEDSYIIPKLLLAGGMSGIVSWLSTYPVDVIKSRLQADGVGGVVQYKGILDCVQKSYHSEGWRVFTRGLTSTLLRAFPVNAATFATVTVFLMYMRSEDRQLRGDLSGCEAGPAIQQPSSF from the exons ATGGTAGGACACCCGTTCGACACAGTTAAG GTGCGTCTCCAAGTTCAAAATATCAAGAAGCCTCTTTACCGTGGGACCTTTCATTGCTTTCAGTCCATCATAAAGCAAGAATCG GCCCTTGGACTTTATAAAGGGATTGGGTCACCTATGATGGGACTTACCTTCATTAACGCCCTTGTGTTTGGCGTTCAAGGAAACACCATCCGTGCTCTGAGAAACGACACACCATTAAATCAGTTCCTCGCAGGGTCGGCTGCGGGCGCCATTCAGTGCGTGATCTGCTGCCCCATGGAGCTGGCCAAGACCCGCATGCAGCTGCAAGGGACTGGCGAATACCGGCTGAAGTCTAAGAACTACAAGAATTCCCTGGACTGCCTGGTGAAGATCTACCGCAAGGAAGGCCTGAAGGGCATCAACAGGGGCATGCTTTCCACATTCCTGAGGGAGACGCCCAGCTTCGGATTTTACTTCCTGACCTACGACTACCTTACCAGGTATCTGGGCTGTGAGGCAGAGGACAGTTACATTATACCCAAGCTACTGTTGGCCGGAGGCATGTCCGGAATCGTCTCGTGGCTCTCGACGTACCCCGTGGACGTGATCAAGTCCCGCCTTCAGGCCGACGGTGTTGGCGGGGTGGTGCAGTACAAGGGCATCCTGGACTGCGTCCAAAAGAGCTACCACAGTGAAGGCTGGAGAGTGTTCACCAGAGGACTCACGTCCACGCTCCTCCGGGCCTTCCCTGTTAACGCCGCGACGTTCGCCACCGTTACAGTGTTCCTTATGTACATGAGGTCGGAGGACAGGCAGCTCAGAGGAGATCTAAGTGGGTGTGAGGCAGGCCCAGCGATCCAGCAGCCTTCAAGCTTTTAA